One region of Faecalibacter bovis genomic DNA includes:
- a CDS encoding BamA/TamA family outer membrane protein has product MKNYQSYILNCLIVFLLSFSGLQTFGQKNDTVQILNHEKKSEKEYSKFRKLYSKYLFKKRKAATTPIAEPSVNPIFIGKPIRHIHINSRDPFGYSLQDTTRRPNKWIEKTGNTLHGKTKNFVIKELLLFKNGDLLDTLKLKESERILRSQRILRRVEIVPHFINESDSVDVYINTIDTWSMVATGSISTSKAGIRIRERNFLGLGHVFDNRFRHNYKTGNNLYQFNYTVPNIAKTRIIGNVNYFKNELDHFNKSINFTRPFYSPLARIAAGFSIGQTYYQDSLAYGIPNMEYHNFKFNYTDIWGARAFRISNANNVNITNFVLSTRFYDRTYKEGPNVEADPYEMFNKQTNYFIGLGISSRRYEKLNYLFQHGNDEDVAVGKVFGLTMAMQDRPGYERFYIGGKTSVGGFLEGNYFGIDAQAGSFYRAGKSEQSIVNLQALYFSKLLRIGNWNIRQFAKANYLIGFNRWDTSADELTLHEHDLYGMDGVRAARNLKGDQKLLMEVQTQTYSPYEFLGFRISPFLNAALGVVGNKKSSFLDSDNIVARIGLGVLFTNDYFVFNNFQISFSYYPRIPGEGSDILKSNVIDNRDFNLMDFDFSKPSYIRWNRWD; this is encoded by the coding sequence GTGAAAAATTACCAATCTTACATACTAAATTGTTTGATTGTTTTTCTTTTAAGCTTCTCTGGTTTACAAACTTTTGGACAGAAAAATGACACTGTCCAAATTTTAAATCATGAGAAAAAATCGGAAAAAGAATATTCTAAATTCAGAAAATTATATTCTAAGTACCTTTTTAAAAAAAGAAAAGCTGCAACTACTCCTATTGCTGAGCCTTCTGTAAATCCAATTTTTATAGGAAAGCCCATTCGTCATATACATATAAATTCAAGAGATCCTTTCGGTTATTCATTGCAAGATACGACGCGTAGGCCGAATAAATGGATTGAAAAGACAGGGAATACTTTACACGGGAAAACTAAAAATTTTGTTATAAAAGAATTGCTATTATTTAAAAATGGTGATTTATTAGATACGTTAAAATTAAAAGAATCTGAACGTATTTTGCGTTCACAACGTATTTTAAGACGAGTAGAGATTGTTCCTCATTTTATTAATGAATCAGATTCGGTTGATGTTTACATAAATACCATTGATACGTGGTCTATGGTTGCAACTGGTTCTATCTCGACATCGAAAGCGGGAATTCGTATCAGAGAAAGAAATTTTTTAGGATTGGGACACGTTTTTGATAATCGATTTAGACATAATTACAAAACAGGAAATAATCTATATCAGTTTAATTACACAGTTCCAAATATTGCGAAAACGCGTATAATTGGGAATGTAAATTATTTTAAAAATGAATTAGATCATTTCAATAAAAGTATCAATTTTACAAGGCCATTTTATTCTCCTTTGGCAAGAATCGCCGCAGGATTTTCTATTGGTCAAACCTATTACCAAGATTCATTAGCGTATGGAATTCCGAATATGGAATATCATAATTTTAAATTTAACTACACTGATATTTGGGGAGCAAGAGCTTTTCGGATAAGTAATGCAAATAATGTTAACATTACCAATTTCGTATTATCTACACGATTTTATGATCGAACTTACAAAGAAGGTCCAAATGTAGAGGCCGATCCTTACGAAATGTTCAACAAGCAAACGAATTATTTTATTGGGTTGGGTATTTCATCACGTCGATATGAAAAATTAAATTATCTTTTTCAGCATGGGAATGATGAAGACGTTGCAGTAGGAAAAGTTTTTGGTTTGACAATGGCAATGCAAGATAGGCCAGGATATGAAAGGTTTTATATAGGAGGGAAAACATCAGTTGGTGGATTTCTGGAAGGAAATTATTTCGGAATTGATGCTCAAGCTGGTTCTTTTTATAGAGCTGGAAAAAGCGAACAATCGATTGTTAATTTACAAGCTTTGTATTTTTCAAAATTATTAAGAATTGGCAATTGGAATATTCGACAGTTTGCGAAAGCAAATTATTTGATCGGTTTTAATCGTTGGGATACAAGTGCAGATGAATTAACCTTGCATGAGCACGATTTATACGGAATGGATGGCGTTAGAGCTGCTAGAAATTTAAAAGGCGATCAAAAATTATTGATGGAAGTTCAGACCCAAACATATTCACCTTACGAATTTTTAGGTTTTCGAATTTCACCTTTTCTTAATGCTGCTTTAGGTGTTGTAGGAAATAAAAAAAGTAGTTTCTTAGATTCTGATAATATTGTGGCAAGAATTGGTTTGGGCGTTTTATTTACAAATGATTATTTCGTTTTTAATAACTTTCAAATATCATTTTCATATTATCCAAGAATTCCAGGAGAAGGTTCAGATATTTTAAAATCGAATGTAATTGACAATAGAGATTTTAACCTGATGGATTTTGATTTTAGTAAACCGAGTTATATCCGTTGGAATAGGTGGGATTAA
- the dnaB gene encoding replicative DNA helicase, whose amino-acid sequence MEQANSFQNTNSMPKKMVNLERGKIPPQAVDLEQAVLGAMMIDNKGLDEVIDILTPQFFYRPEHQAIYAVIQRLFNESQPIDLLTVANELKKEGKLDMIGGDYYLIQLTQRVSSAAHVEYYARVIQEKFILRRLIEISTEVIDKSYDDSADVFDLLDFSESKLFEITEGGIKKSYASANSLVKEAVEKIAEMSKKEGMSGLTSGFTEIDKITSGWQESDLIILAARPGMGKTAFILSMAKNMTVDHNIPVAVFSLEMSSVQLITRMISGETGISGEKLRKAKLADHEWKQLYSRVKGLENAPLYIDDTPALSIFDLRAKARRLVSQHGVKMILIDYLQLMTAGGKANGNREQEISMISRSLKAIAKELNIPVIALSQLSRSVETRGGSKRPLLSDLRESGAIEQDADIVSFIYRPEYYKLEFWDDDNVPCAGQAEFIIAKHRNGALENVRLRFINEQAKFTDLEPSYGNDFEIQSSMNDGQIVSKMNNGGDSDFEFNSSINLPTSNPLDSFGDIGSFSSSMNDDDSLPF is encoded by the coding sequence ATGGAACAAGCAAATAGTTTTCAAAACACAAACTCAATGCCTAAAAAAATGGTAAACTTAGAGCGTGGAAAAATTCCACCTCAGGCCGTAGATTTAGAGCAAGCTGTTCTTGGTGCAATGATGATTGATAATAAAGGTTTGGATGAAGTAATCGACATCTTGACACCTCAATTTTTCTATCGTCCTGAACACCAAGCAATATATGCCGTGATTCAAAGATTATTCAACGAATCGCAGCCTATTGATTTGTTAACAGTTGCAAATGAACTTAAGAAAGAAGGTAAATTGGATATGATTGGTGGTGATTATTACCTGATCCAATTAACTCAACGTGTTTCTTCAGCTGCACACGTCGAATATTACGCGCGTGTGATCCAAGAAAAATTTATTTTAAGACGATTAATTGAAATTTCTACTGAAGTTATAGATAAGTCTTACGATGATTCTGCTGACGTTTTTGATCTTTTAGATTTTTCTGAAAGTAAATTATTCGAAATTACAGAAGGTGGAATCAAAAAAAGTTACGCAAGCGCCAATTCTTTAGTAAAAGAAGCAGTTGAAAAAATTGCTGAAATGTCAAAAAAAGAAGGGATGTCTGGTTTAACTTCTGGTTTTACAGAGATTGACAAAATTACTTCTGGTTGGCAAGAATCAGATTTAATTATCCTTGCAGCGCGTCCTGGTATGGGTAAAACTGCCTTTATCTTATCGATGGCGAAAAACATGACTGTGGATCATAATATTCCGGTTGCAGTTTTTTCATTAGAGATGTCATCTGTTCAGTTAATTACTCGTATGATTTCTGGGGAAACAGGTATTTCTGGGGAAAAATTACGTAAAGCTAAATTAGCTGACCACGAATGGAAACAATTATATTCGAGAGTGAAAGGTTTAGAAAATGCGCCTTTGTATATTGATGATACTCCAGCCCTTTCTATTTTCGACTTACGTGCAAAAGCTCGTCGTTTAGTTTCACAACACGGAGTAAAAATGATTCTTATTGACTACTTACAGTTAATGACTGCTGGTGGAAAAGCAAACGGTAACCGTGAGCAAGAAATTTCCATGATTTCGCGTTCCTTAAAAGCAATTGCAAAAGAATTAAACATTCCTGTTATTGCACTATCTCAGTTATCTCGATCAGTTGAAACTCGTGGAGGAAGTAAACGTCCTTTATTATCAGATTTACGTGAATCTGGAGCGATTGAGCAAGATGCCGATATCGTTTCGTTTATTTATCGTCCTGAATATTATAAGTTAGAATTTTGGGATGATGATAATGTACCTTGTGCTGGTCAAGCAGAATTTATCATTGCTAAACACCGTAATGGTGCGCTAGAAAACGTTCGTCTTCGATTCATTAACGAACAAGCTAAATTTACGGATTTGGAACCTTCTTATGGTAACGATTTTGAAATTCAAAGTTCTATGAACGACGGTCAAATCGTTTCTAAAATGAATAATGGTGGTGATAGCGATTTTGAATTTAATAGTTCAATTAATTTACCAACAAGTAATCCATTAGATTCATTCGGAGATATTGGAAGTTTCTCAAGTTCGATGAACGATGACGATTCTTTACCTTTCTAA
- a CDS encoding FtsX-like permease family protein — protein MRNISFYIAKRYFFSSANTNAVNIITFIAVGAILVATAALFVILSVFTGLEKMNLKFYSNVNPEIKVSPAKGKVLSDIPKLEDLLKKNDYIKSYSKVIEEKIYIDYNGMQDIAYLKGVDENFTTVTRLDTVVYGGDYLNFEFNDNFIVSNGIAQRLQLYIDPINPATLMMPKAGTGMIKQESDAFTKAEAYSNGIFILNEQYDKHIFAPIGLAQQLLQLDTISAYAIEIKTTGKKDLNYVKDNLEKQLGDTYKVETRQDLDSAFLKVMNMENLIIYLIFTLVIIIACFNLAGTIIIIILDKTKEIQTMYSFGLSRSDIRRIFTYTGLIITTVAMITGLLIATLLGLLQINFGLVMASETIPFPFEFSIINYIVVIATVLGIGGFVSWLISKQVK, from the coding sequence ATGCGCAATATTTCATTTTACATTGCTAAACGTTACTTTTTTTCTAGTGCAAATACTAATGCAGTAAACATTATTACGTTTATTGCTGTTGGCGCTATTTTGGTTGCAACGGCTGCACTATTTGTAATTTTATCTGTTTTCACTGGATTAGAGAAAATGAATTTAAAATTTTATAGTAATGTAAATCCTGAAATAAAAGTTTCTCCAGCAAAAGGTAAAGTTTTATCTGATATACCAAAATTAGAAGACCTTTTAAAGAAAAACGATTACATAAAATCATATTCTAAAGTAATCGAAGAAAAAATCTATATCGATTACAATGGAATGCAAGATATCGCCTATCTAAAAGGTGTTGATGAAAATTTTACAACAGTTACACGTTTAGATACTGTTGTTTATGGTGGAGATTATTTAAATTTTGAATTTAATGATAATTTTATCGTTTCTAACGGAATTGCACAACGTTTACAATTGTACATAGATCCAATTAATCCGGCTACATTGATGATGCCAAAAGCCGGAACTGGAATGATAAAACAAGAAAGTGACGCTTTTACAAAAGCTGAAGCTTATAGTAACGGGATTTTTATCTTGAATGAGCAATACGATAAACATATTTTTGCTCCAATTGGATTAGCTCAGCAATTATTACAATTAGATACAATTTCGGCTTACGCTATTGAGATTAAAACAACAGGCAAAAAAGATCTTAATTATGTAAAAGATAATTTAGAAAAACAACTTGGTGATACCTATAAAGTAGAAACAAGACAGGATTTAGATTCTGCTTTCTTGAAAGTAATGAACATGGAAAACCTTATCATTTACTTAATTTTTACTTTAGTTATCATTATTGCATGTTTTAATCTTGCCGGAACTATCATTATCATTATTCTTGATAAAACGAAAGAAATACAAACCATGTATAGTTTTGGGCTTTCTCGATCTGACATTAGACGAATCTTTACTTATACAGGTTTAATCATTACAACCGTAGCAATGATTACAGGTTTATTAATCGCTACTTTGTTAGGATTATTACAAATAAATTTTGGTTTAGTCATGGCTTCTGAAACCATTCCGTTTCCTTTCGAATTTTCAATTATCAACTACATCGTTGTGATTGCAACAGTTTTAGGAATTGGAGGATTTGTTTCATGGTTAATTTCTAAACAAGTGAAATAA
- a CDS encoding M28 family metallopeptidase, producing the protein MKKMRSVFSCILLLFLVSAYGQPKYYNQVLKKLTSKNLSGRGYTYNGMEKASDYLAKEFNKNGLKSFNGSYLQEFEFPINIIHQTKLTINGKKLVYGKDYIVKPGSKSISTAENINYYHFPIDDYIKSFESKEKIKQFIINDTQHQKDKHVILPVLHTTVDSINTYYKQWANIYESDNNKYRAIFRFTKDSLLSSLSQRQAGVSEFIIKEKYYYKNLKINEYEIKSEFNPKFKFNNVVGYIDGINNDSVVVITGHYDHLGRVNKSIFPGASDNASGTAMVLELAKHYSKNKPKYRTVFMLFGAEEAGIVGSFKYVDSPLFPLNEIKFLVNLDIMGAGEEGIQVVNGSKFKKEFDDLVRINSENKYLKQVKIRGESCNSDHCPFDKKGVPSFFIYTLGGKGNYHNIYDSYENLDLSYAEKVRDLLIRFVDGI; encoded by the coding sequence ATGAAAAAGATGAGATCTGTATTTTCTTGTATACTTTTATTATTCTTAGTATCGGCTTATGGCCAACCAAAATATTATAACCAAGTTTTAAAGAAATTGACTTCTAAAAATTTGTCAGGTCGCGGTTATACTTATAATGGAATGGAGAAAGCGTCTGATTATTTAGCCAAAGAATTTAATAAGAATGGATTAAAATCTTTTAATGGGAGTTATTTGCAAGAATTTGAATTTCCGATAAATATTATTCATCAAACAAAATTAACTATTAATGGTAAGAAATTAGTTTATGGTAAAGATTATATTGTAAAACCAGGTTCTAAATCAATTTCTACTGCTGAGAATATAAATTACTATCATTTTCCTATTGATGATTATATAAAATCTTTTGAATCGAAAGAGAAAATAAAGCAATTTATCATAAATGATACGCAACATCAGAAAGACAAACATGTTATTTTACCAGTTTTACATACTACAGTAGATTCAATCAATACTTATTATAAACAATGGGCAAATATCTATGAAAGTGATAATAATAAATACAGAGCAATATTTCGTTTTACGAAAGATTCATTGTTAAGTAGTCTTAGTCAAAGACAAGCTGGTGTAAGTGAGTTTATTATAAAGGAAAAATATTATTATAAAAATTTAAAAATAAACGAATACGAAATTAAAAGTGAATTTAATCCAAAATTTAAATTTAATAACGTTGTTGGGTATATAGATGGAATAAATAATGATTCGGTTGTCGTAATTACGGGGCATTACGATCATTTAGGAAGGGTAAATAAATCTATTTTTCCAGGGGCAAGTGACAATGCGAGTGGTACTGCAATGGTGTTGGAATTAGCAAAACATTATTCTAAAAATAAACCAAAATATAGAACCGTTTTTATGCTATTTGGTGCAGAAGAAGCCGGAATCGTAGGGTCGTTTAAATATGTTGATTCACCACTTTTTCCATTAAATGAAATCAAATTTTTAGTGAATTTAGATATTATGGGAGCTGGGGAAGAAGGAATACAAGTGGTAAATGGTTCAAAATTTAAAAAAGAATTTGATGATTTAGTTCGTATTAATTCGGAGAACAAATATTTAAAGCAAGTAAAAATTAGGGGAGAATCTTGTAATTCTGATCATTGTCCGTTTGATAAAAAAGGCGTTCCATCTTTTTTTATATATACGTTAGGAGGTAAAGGGAATTATCATAATATATATGACAGTTACGAAAATTTAGATTTGTCTTATGCAGAAAAAGTTCGTGATTTGTTGATTAGATTTGTAGATGGTATATAA
- a CDS encoding NAD-dependent succinate-semialdehyde dehydrogenase: MASSIRTLNPATGKIEKEFQPYTTDQINAAIQSADDLYKTWRFESFENRKKIVKAAAAEMRAQKEYLAKLITTEMGKPLRESRIEIDYSANILDYYADHAEEFLKPETLTTEKGDALVFSEPIGALLGVMPWNFPFSQIARFAAPNIMAGNTILLKTASYIPQCGEAFEAIFTKVGAPKGLYTNLLISGKETSKLVKDDRIKGVSLTGSESAGSSIAKIAGEQIKKSVLELGGTDPMIILNDADLEKVMLGTINGRLRNAGQACTSSKRIIVQEEIYDAYLTKLKAYVENMKVGNPLEDDTDMGPVSSASALETLLDQVNKSIENGAELITGGKQIESDGSFMEPTILANLKPGMKAYDEEVFGPVVCLIKVKTVDEALTIANDTMYGLGASIYTENINLAHEMARKIDSGMVYINKQVSSSPELPFGGTKRSGYGRELSKAGILEFLNRKLILTSV, translated from the coding sequence ATGGCAAGTTCAATTAGAACATTAAACCCTGCTACAGGTAAAATAGAAAAAGAATTTCAACCCTATACAACAGATCAAATAAATGCAGCAATACAATCTGCAGATGATTTATATAAAACTTGGCGATTTGAATCATTCGAAAATCGTAAAAAAATCGTTAAAGCTGCTGCAGCTGAAATGCGTGCACAAAAAGAATATTTAGCCAAATTGATTACCACAGAAATGGGTAAACCATTACGCGAAAGTCGTATTGAAATCGATTATAGTGCAAATATTTTGGATTATTACGCTGATCATGCAGAAGAATTTTTAAAGCCAGAAACATTAACAACAGAAAAAGGTGATGCCCTTGTGTTTTCTGAACCTATCGGAGCACTTTTAGGTGTAATGCCTTGGAATTTCCCTTTTTCGCAAATTGCTCGATTTGCTGCTCCAAATATCATGGCAGGAAATACAATTCTTTTAAAAACGGCTTCTTATATCCCACAATGCGGTGAAGCTTTTGAGGCTATTTTCACAAAAGTTGGTGCTCCAAAAGGTTTATATACAAACCTTTTGATTAGCGGAAAAGAAACTTCTAAATTAGTTAAAGACGATAGAATTAAAGGTGTTTCCTTAACTGGATCGGAAAGTGCAGGATCTAGTATTGCAAAAATTGCTGGAGAACAAATTAAAAAATCTGTATTAGAATTAGGTGGAACTGACCCGATGATCATTTTAAACGATGCTGATTTAGAAAAAGTGATGTTAGGTACAATTAATGGTCGTTTACGAAATGCCGGTCAAGCCTGTACTTCATCGAAACGAATCATTGTTCAGGAAGAGATATACGATGCGTATTTAACAAAATTAAAGGCATACGTTGAAAATATGAAAGTTGGAAATCCATTGGAAGATGATACTGATATGGGACCTGTTAGTTCAGCTTCAGCTTTAGAAACTTTATTGGATCAAGTTAATAAATCTATTGAAAATGGTGCTGAATTAATCACTGGTGGAAAACAAATAGAATCAGATGGATCGTTTATGGAACCTACTATTTTAGCGAATTTAAAACCAGGAATGAAAGCTTATGACGAAGAAGTTTTTGGACCAGTTGTTTGCTTAATAAAAGTAAAAACGGTTGACGAAGCATTAACTATCGCTAATGATACGATGTATGGTTTAGGAGCCTCGATTTATACCGAAAATATAAATCTTGCCCACGAAATGGCTCGTAAAATTGACAGCGGAATGGTTTATATAAACAAACAAGTTTCTTCTAGCCCAGAATTACCATTCGGTGGAACAAAACGTTCGGGTTACGGAAGAGAATTATCTAAAGCTGGTATTTTAGAATTTTTGAATCGAAAATTAATTTTGACTTCGGTTTAA
- a CDS encoding thiolase family protein, with the protein MKEVVIVSAVRTAMGSFLGSLSSIPATDLGATAIKGALNKINLDPALVDEVYMGNVLQAGEGQAPAKQAMIKAGIPNIVPATTVNKVCASGMKAVMLATQAIRLGDADVVVAGGMENMSLVPFYSPNARSGNKYGNTVLLDGIVADGLQDAYSKEMMGTCGDATAAKYNVTREQQDEFAINSYKKSAAAWDAGKFDNEIVPVEIPQRKGEPVIFKQDEEYKNVNFDKVPGLRAVFSKDGTVTAANASTINDGASALVLMSLDKANELGLKPLAKITAYADAAHEPEWFTTAPAKAVEKVLSKANLDKSAIDFWEFNEAFSVVGIVNTQLLELNPDKVNVNGGAVSLGHPLGNSGSRILVTLLNVLEQNGGKYGGAAICNGGGGASAMIIEKL; encoded by the coding sequence ATGAAAGAAGTTGTTATTGTCTCTGCTGTACGTACAGCAATGGGATCTTTTTTAGGAAGCTTATCTTCTATTCCTGCTACTGACTTAGGTGCTACTGCAATTAAAGGTGCATTAAATAAAATCAATTTAGACCCAGCTTTAGTAGATGAGGTTTACATGGGTAACGTATTACAAGCTGGCGAAGGTCAAGCTCCTGCTAAACAAGCTATGATTAAAGCTGGAATTCCAAATATAGTTCCTGCAACTACAGTTAATAAAGTATGTGCTTCAGGTATGAAAGCTGTTATGTTAGCTACTCAAGCAATCCGTTTAGGTGATGCTGATGTTGTGGTTGCTGGAGGAATGGAAAACATGTCATTAGTGCCATTTTATTCTCCAAATGCTCGTTCAGGAAATAAATACGGTAACACTGTATTATTAGACGGAATTGTTGCTGATGGTTTACAAGATGCTTACAGCAAAGAAATGATGGGTACTTGTGGAGATGCGACAGCTGCAAAATACAATGTAACTCGCGAACAACAAGATGAATTCGCTATAAATTCATACAAAAAATCAGCGGCAGCTTGGGATGCTGGTAAATTTGACAATGAAATTGTTCCTGTAGAAATCCCTCAACGTAAAGGTGAGCCGGTTATCTTCAAACAAGATGAAGAATACAAAAATGTAAATTTTGATAAAGTTCCAGGTTTACGTGCTGTTTTTTCTAAAGACGGAACTGTAACTGCTGCAAATGCTTCTACAATTAACGACGGAGCTTCAGCATTAGTTTTAATGTCTTTAGATAAAGCAAATGAATTAGGATTAAAACCATTGGCAAAAATCACTGCTTATGCTGATGCAGCTCACGAACCTGAATGGTTTACAACTGCTCCTGCAAAAGCTGTAGAAAAAGTTTTATCTAAAGCTAATCTAGACAAATCTGCGATTGATTTTTGGGAATTTAACGAAGCTTTTTCTGTTGTAGGAATTGTTAATACACAGTTATTAGAATTAAATCCTGACAAAGTTAATGTCAATGGTGGTGCAGTATCATTAGGTCATCCATTAGGAAATTCTGGATCTCGTATTTTAGTTACTTTGTTAAATGTTTTAGAACAAAACGGAGGAAAATACGGTGGTGCAGCAATCTGTAATGGTGGCGGTGGTGCATCCGCTATGATTATCGAAAAATTATAA
- the rbfA gene encoding 30S ribosome-binding factor RbfA, whose translation MDSNRQQKVGKLFQEELAEAFRKWGTEEFPGNLISVTEVKVTPDLSVSKIYVSIFPSNRKDEILKEIKTNTPKFRGILSKGAAKHMRITPELIFILDNSLDEIEKIDNALNGKGNNPIL comes from the coding sequence TTGGATAGTAATAGACAACAAAAAGTAGGAAAATTATTTCAAGAGGAATTAGCAGAAGCATTTAGAAAATGGGGTACAGAAGAGTTTCCAGGTAACTTGATTAGTGTTACAGAAGTAAAAGTTACTCCTGATTTAAGCGTTTCTAAAATCTACGTAAGTATTTTTCCAAGTAATCGTAAAGATGAAATTTTAAAAGAAATTAAAACAAATACGCCAAAATTTAGAGGAATTTTATCTAAAGGAGCAGCAAAACATATGCGTATTACTCCAGAATTAATCTTTATTTTAGATAATTCTTTAGACGAAATCGAGAAAATCGACAATGCATTAAACGGTAAAGGAAACAATCCTATTTTATAA
- a CDS encoding acetyl-CoA carboxylase carboxyltransferase subunit alpha has product MEYLDFEQPIQELEDQLKSCQVLGDGNAVNIKQACVEIEIAIENKKKEIYGNLTPWQRVQLSRHPSRPYTLDYAYAITDNTFVEIHGDRTFGDDKAMVGGMGKINGQTFMIIGQQKGKNTKERQYRRFGMSNPEGYRKALRLMKLAEKFNIPVLTLIDTPGAYPGLEAEERGQGEAIAKNIYEMLKLTVPIISVVIGEGASGGALGIGVGNKVFMMENTWYSVISPENCSTILWRTWEYKQQAASQMKLTGPDMLELGLIEDLIKEPLGGAHYKPEVAYNNLKEKVLETYKELNKLSKTELQRQRQERFIKFGEFSG; this is encoded by the coding sequence ATGGAATATTTAGATTTTGAACAACCAATCCAAGAACTAGAAGATCAGTTAAAAAGCTGTCAAGTTCTAGGAGACGGGAACGCTGTTAATATTAAACAAGCGTGTGTTGAAATTGAAATTGCAATTGAAAACAAAAAGAAGGAAATCTATGGTAATTTAACACCATGGCAACGTGTACAATTATCTCGTCACCCTTCTCGCCCATACACATTAGACTACGCTTACGCGATTACAGACAATACTTTCGTAGAAATTCATGGTGATCGTACTTTCGGTGATGATAAAGCGATGGTAGGTGGAATGGGAAAAATCAATGGTCAAACTTTTATGATCATTGGTCAACAAAAAGGAAAAAATACAAAAGAACGTCAATATCGTCGTTTCGGAATGTCAAATCCAGAAGGTTATCGTAAAGCTTTACGTTTAATGAAATTGGCTGAAAAATTCAACATTCCAGTTTTAACTTTGATTGACACTCCTGGTGCATATCCTGGTTTAGAAGCTGAAGAACGTGGACAAGGTGAAGCTATCGCTAAAAACATCTACGAAATGTTAAAACTTACTGTTCCTATTATTTCAGTTGTAATTGGTGAAGGTGCATCTGGTGGAGCATTAGGAATTGGTGTAGGAAACAAAGTTTTCATGATGGAAAACACTTGGTATTCTGTTATCTCTCCAGAAAACTGTTCTACAATTTTATGGAGAACTTGGGAATACAAACAACAAGCTGCTTCTCAAATGAAATTAACTGGTCCAGATATGTTAGAATTAGGTTTAATCGAAGATTTAATCAAAGAACCACTTGGTGGAGCACATTACAAACCAGAAGTTGCTTACAATAACTTAAAAGAAAAAGTTTTAGAAACTTACAAAGAACTAAATAAATTATCTAAAACAGAGTTACAAAGACAACGTCAAGAAAGATTCATCAAATTCGGAGAATTTTCAGGATAA
- a CDS encoding group III truncated hemoglobin, producing the protein MKKDISNSEDVEFLVNQFYDLVVNDELIGPFFNNVANVNWDEHLPHMVQFWETVLLGKATFEGWPMRTHLVLNKKASLKEEHFERWIEYWYKVLDENFEGPVALEAKNRAKIMRDLILFKIEQQKTQNIIQ; encoded by the coding sequence ATGAAAAAAGATATTTCAAATTCTGAAGATGTTGAGTTTTTAGTAAATCAATTTTACGATTTAGTAGTAAATGATGAGCTAATTGGTCCATTTTTTAACAATGTTGCAAATGTGAATTGGGATGAACATCTTCCTCACATGGTTCAGTTTTGGGAAACTGTATTATTAGGTAAAGCTACTTTTGAAGGTTGGCCTATGCGTACTCATTTAGTTTTAAATAAAAAAGCATCATTAAAAGAAGAGCATTTTGAGCGATGGATTGAATATTGGTATAAAGTTTTAGATGAAAATTTTGAAGGCCCAGTTGCTTTAGAAGCAAAAAATAGAGCGAAAATAATGAGAGATTTGATTCTTTTTAAAATTGAACAACAGAAAACTCAAAATATCATACAATAA